Proteins from one Candidatus Methylomirabilota bacterium genomic window:
- a CDS encoding DNA polymerase Y family protein, whose protein sequence is MTGYACLWVPRFAAVALVRSDPRLRGQPVAAMTGTPATRSVLDVTPEAWACGVRPGMSAGEAAARAPGLVCRDRDDAAERSAAAALLDVALATSPRVERAAPDRVHLDLAGVTHLFGTEARLGARLARMAADLDLPARVAIAGTRTAAALAARATSGVTVVPRHGEPAFLSPLSVDLLAPSPDLGECLERWGIRTLGQLARLPTAALLARLGLPGTRLQALARGADEAPFVAHAAPEPCVEALALEWEVVAFEALVFVLRRLLERLVARLALRELGATALILTAGLANAGVETRRLGLVAPVRELRTLLALLRADLEGWTLPAPIVALALEAETAPLCAVQPDLFEPKRPSPHELAQTLGQLCALVGRDRVGAPVLGDTHRPTAIGLTPFGGTAESPPPATRASLACRRFTPPLPAAVAVRDNQPRRVAATGLEGPVVACAGPWRTVGEWWTDTAWSREEWDVALPNGAVYRLVLDRATGGWTVDAVYD, encoded by the coding sequence CCGAAGCGTGGGCGTGCGGCGTGCGGCCGGGGATGAGCGCGGGCGAGGCGGCCGCGCGCGCCCCCGGGCTCGTCTGCCGCGACCGGGATGACGCGGCCGAGCGCTCGGCGGCGGCGGCGCTCCTCGACGTGGCGCTCGCGACCTCGCCCCGCGTGGAGCGGGCCGCGCCCGATCGAGTCCACCTCGATCTCGCCGGAGTCACCCATCTCTTCGGGACCGAGGCGCGGCTCGGCGCGCGACTGGCGCGTATGGCCGCCGACCTCGACCTGCCGGCGCGCGTCGCCATCGCGGGGACCCGAACGGCCGCCGCCCTGGCCGCGCGCGCCACCTCCGGCGTCACCGTCGTCCCCCGGCACGGTGAGCCGGCGTTCCTGTCCCCGCTCTCGGTGGACCTGCTGGCGCCGTCGCCGGATCTGGGGGAGTGCCTCGAGCGGTGGGGGATCCGCACCCTCGGCCAGCTGGCGCGGCTGCCGACGGCGGCGCTGCTCGCCCGACTCGGGCTGCCGGGGACACGGCTCCAGGCCCTCGCTCGCGGCGCCGACGAGGCGCCGTTCGTCGCCCATGCGGCCCCCGAGCCGTGCGTCGAGGCTCTCGCCCTCGAGTGGGAGGTCGTCGCCTTCGAGGCCCTCGTCTTCGTGCTCCGGCGCCTCCTCGAGCGGCTGGTGGCTCGGCTGGCTCTGCGCGAGCTCGGCGCGACCGCGCTGATCCTGACCGCGGGACTGGCGAACGCGGGGGTGGAGACGCGGCGGCTCGGGCTCGTCGCCCCGGTCCGCGAGCTGCGGACACTCCTCGCCCTCCTGCGCGCCGACCTCGAAGGGTGGACACTCCCGGCCCCGATCGTCGCGCTCGCCCTCGAGGCCGAGACGGCGCCGCTCTGCGCCGTTCAGCCCGATCTCTTCGAGCCCAAGCGCCCGAGTCCCCACGAGCTGGCACAGACGCTCGGGCAGCTCTGCGCCCTCGTCGGGCGGGACCGGGTGGGCGCGCCCGTGCTCGGCGACACCCACCGGCCCACGGCGATCGGCCTGACGCCATTCGGGGGCACCGCCGAATCCCCGCCCCCCGCCACGCGGGCCAGTCTCGCCTGCCGCCGCTTCACTCCGCCGCTCCCCGCGGCCGTCGCGGTACGCGACAACCAGCCGCGTCGCGTTGCGGCGACCGGCCTCGAGGGGCCGGTGGTCGCCTGCGCAGGCCCCTGGCGGACTGTGGGCGAGTGGTGGACAGACACCGCGTGGTCGCGCGAGGAGTGGGACGTCGCGCTGCCGAACGGCGCCGTCTACCGCCTCGTCCTCGACCGCGCGACCGGTGGCTGGACTGTGGACGCCGTCTATGACTGA
- a CDS encoding LysR substrate-binding domain-containing protein has translation MEIDQVETFLAVGTFGGFRRAATALRISQPAVSARIRALETSLGVSLFERTRGGLGLSPAGRALRPHAEQLLHAVALARQAVHELRPASGGALQIGAALSICTYLLPAVLKRFQAAHPSVMMTVRSGHSKEVLEMVLHGEVEIGLARSLQHPAVETLSLGDDPLVLVQDRAHRLVRGRRARLEEVADRPLIFFDRGSSDWTLTHGLFRRAGLVPNVVLEVETIETAKKMVERGLGLAFLPHLAVAQEIRRATLVAVEIAGAEPLSRSLDVIHPRHRTLSVEALAFLQALRAAVREVAAPSRRRRRAPVLARTAG, from the coding sequence GTGGAGATCGATCAGGTCGAAACCTTCCTGGCCGTGGGGACGTTCGGCGGCTTCCGCCGGGCGGCGACCGCGCTCCGGATCAGTCAGCCGGCCGTGAGCGCCCGGATCCGGGCGCTGGAGACGTCGCTGGGCGTCTCACTCTTCGAGCGCACCCGCGGCGGGCTCGGTCTGTCCCCGGCCGGGCGCGCGCTCCGGCCGCACGCCGAGCAGCTCTTGCACGCCGTCGCGCTGGCCCGCCAGGCCGTCCACGAGCTGCGGCCGGCCAGCGGCGGCGCGCTCCAGATCGGCGCCGCCCTTTCCATCTGCACGTACCTCCTGCCGGCGGTGCTCAAGCGGTTCCAGGCCGCGCACCCGAGCGTGATGATGACGGTCCGATCCGGCCACTCCAAGGAGGTGCTGGAGATGGTCCTCCACGGCGAGGTGGAGATCGGCCTGGCCCGGTCGCTCCAGCATCCCGCCGTCGAAACGCTGAGCCTGGGCGACGATCCACTCGTCCTGGTGCAGGATCGGGCGCATCGCCTCGTGCGCGGGCGGCGCGCGCGTCTGGAAGAGGTGGCGGATCGACCGCTCATCTTCTTCGACCGGGGTTCGAGCGATTGGACCCTGACCCACGGGCTGTTCCGCCGGGCCGGCCTCGTCCCCAACGTCGTCCTCGAAGTGGAGACGATCGAGACCGCGAAGAAGATGGTCGAGCGGGGGCTCGGGCTGGCTTTCCTCCCCCACCTGGCGGTCGCCCAGGAGATCCGCCGGGCGACGTTGGTGGCGGTCGAGATCGCGGGCGCCGAGCCGCTGAGTCGGAGCCTCGACGTGATCCACCCCCGCCACCGGACCCTGAGCGTGGAAGCGCTCGCCTTCCTCCAGGCCCTGCGAGCGGCGGTGCGCGAGGTGGCGGCCCCGTCGCGCCGCCGCCGGCGGGCGCCCGTGCTCGCGCGGACCGCTGGGTAG
- the phnC gene encoding phosphonate ABC transporter ATP-binding protein: MIEVEGLRVVLPPDTLALYGVDVSVAPGEFVMIIGRSGAGKTTFLRSINRLVEPTAGVIRVAGQAVTGAEPAELRRVRRQIGMIFQQFNLIRRASVLTNVLAGRLGYVPVGPSLLGRFPARDRAMALECLAQVGLADLADRRADSLSGGEQQRVAIARALAQAPGVILGDEPTASLDPQLTGSIMGILQRINRERRLTLVVSQHQLATALEFGTRIVGFRAGRICFDGPPAKVTPGVVEAIYGEESPE, from the coding sequence ATGATCGAGGTCGAGGGCCTCCGCGTCGTCCTCCCTCCGGACACCCTCGCGCTCTATGGCGTGGACGTGTCGGTGGCGCCCGGTGAGTTCGTCATGATCATCGGCCGGAGCGGCGCCGGCAAGACCACCTTCCTGCGCTCGATCAACCGCCTGGTCGAGCCCACCGCCGGCGTCATCCGGGTGGCCGGTCAGGCGGTGACCGGCGCCGAGCCGGCCGAGCTGCGCCGCGTTCGCCGCCAGATCGGGATGATCTTCCAGCAGTTCAACCTGATCCGCCGCGCCTCCGTCCTCACCAACGTCCTGGCCGGTCGGCTCGGGTACGTCCCGGTCGGTCCGAGCCTCCTCGGTCGCTTCCCGGCCCGCGACCGGGCCATGGCCCTCGAATGCCTGGCCCAGGTCGGCCTGGCCGACCTGGCGGACCGCCGGGCGGACTCGCTCTCGGGCGGCGAGCAGCAGCGGGTGGCCATCGCCCGCGCACTGGCCCAGGCTCCGGGGGTGATCCTGGGCGACGAGCCGACGGCGAGCCTCGATCCGCAGCTCACCGGCAGCATCATGGGGATCCTCCAGCGGATCAACCGGGAGCGTCGCCTCACGCTCGTCGTCAGCCAGCACCAGCTCGCGACGGCCCTCGAGTTCGGCACCCGCATCGTCGGCTTCCGGGCAGGGCGGATCTGCTTCGACGGACCCCCGGCGAAGGTGACTCCGGGCGTCGTGGAGGCGATCTACGGCGAGGAGTCTCCGGAGTGA
- a CDS encoding error-prone DNA polymerase has product MTPYVELHAQSAFSFLEAAASPERLAEQAAGLGYPALALLDADGIYGAPRFYRAASELGLRALVGAELTLTGGARLPVLVETPEGYRRLCRLLTRVKLRAAKGKARATLDDLEGETAGLVCLTGGADGPLAADLLAGRRDAARGTLERLARLFGREQVYVELQRHGTRESELRTRRLGELARDRRPPCVATNGVRYAMPGERVVLDVFTALRYRTTLDAAGRRLEPNVERWLKPPSEMARLFADRPDALAETAELAARCAFTLKDLGYRFPDFPVPDGGSPIAYLRALSETGARERYRRVGERVRRQLDRELDLIEKLDLAGYFLIVWDIVRECRARGILVQGRGSAANSAVCYSLGITAVDPVGMDLLFERFLSEERHEWPDIDLDLPSGDRREAVIQYVYQRYGQTGAGMTANVITYRPRRAAREVGKVLGFPLEILDRLSKHVSDWEYQDPADTPARHLARVGLDPAHPRVRRFAEVWAAVQGLPRHLGQHSGGMVLCAGRLDEVVPLETATMPGRVVVQWDKDDCADMGIVKVDLLGLGMMAVLEDALVLCREAGHEVDLAHLPPDDPPVYAALQAADTVGVFQVESRAQMATLPRLRPERFYDLVVEVAIIRPGPIVGDMVHPYLARRAGRAPVSYPHPSLEPILKRTLGVPLFQEQLLRMAMVAAGFTGGEAEELRRALGFRRSEARMKAVEAKLRTGIARNGITGEAAEEIVRSITSFAEYGFPESHAASFALLAYASAYLKVHYPAQFYAALLNNQPMGFYHPATLVKDAQRHGQEVRPVDATRSDWLSTVEDGAVRLGLMTVKGLREAAGRRLVAARRERAFDSVDDVVARSTLARDELTRLADIGALECLGLTRRGALWEAERAARPPGPLWVGHRPAPDPSPLAEMTVEERVVADYRGTGLTVGPHPMALRRAELRRLGVTAAAGLAGVPDGEPVRIAGGVIVRQRPGTAKGFVFLSLEDETGIANAIVRPAIFERDRAAIVHEAFLLVEGMLQHQEGVTSVRATAVRPLPPFPAAVPSHDFH; this is encoded by the coding sequence ATGACGCCCTACGTCGAGCTCCACGCCCAGAGCGCCTTCAGCTTCCTCGAGGCCGCCGCCTCGCCCGAGCGGCTCGCCGAGCAGGCGGCGGGGCTGGGGTACCCGGCCCTCGCGCTGCTCGATGCCGACGGCATCTACGGCGCGCCGCGCTTCTATCGGGCGGCGTCCGAGCTGGGGCTCCGCGCGCTGGTGGGCGCCGAGCTCACCCTCACCGGCGGCGCCCGGTTGCCGGTCCTGGTGGAGACCCCGGAGGGCTACCGGCGGCTGTGCCGCCTGCTGACGCGCGTGAAGCTGCGGGCCGCGAAGGGGAAGGCCCGGGCCACGCTCGACGACCTCGAGGGGGAGACTGCGGGGCTCGTCTGCCTGACCGGCGGCGCCGACGGCCCGCTGGCCGCCGACCTCCTGGCGGGCCGCCGCGACGCCGCCCGGGGCACTCTCGAGCGGCTCGCCCGGCTGTTCGGCCGCGAGCAGGTGTACGTGGAGCTCCAGCGACACGGGACGCGCGAGAGCGAGCTCCGGACGCGCCGCCTCGGTGAGTTGGCCCGCGACCGGCGCCCCCCCTGCGTGGCGACCAACGGCGTGCGGTACGCGATGCCGGGCGAGCGCGTGGTCCTCGACGTCTTCACCGCCCTCCGCTACCGGACGACGCTGGACGCCGCCGGACGCCGCCTCGAGCCGAACGTCGAGCGGTGGCTCAAGCCGCCGTCCGAGATGGCCCGGCTCTTCGCCGATCGGCCGGACGCGCTGGCCGAGACCGCCGAGCTGGCCGCCCGGTGCGCCTTCACGCTGAAGGATCTCGGCTATCGCTTCCCGGACTTCCCGGTCCCGGACGGAGGCTCGCCGATCGCCTACCTCCGGGCGCTGTCGGAGACCGGGGCGCGCGAGCGCTACCGGCGGGTCGGCGAGCGCGTCCGGCGTCAGCTCGATCGGGAGCTCGATCTCATCGAGAAGCTCGACCTGGCGGGCTACTTCCTGATCGTCTGGGACATCGTCCGCGAGTGCCGGGCGCGGGGCATCCTCGTGCAGGGCCGAGGCTCGGCGGCGAACAGCGCCGTGTGCTACAGCCTGGGCATCACCGCGGTCGACCCGGTCGGGATGGACCTCCTCTTCGAGCGCTTCCTCTCCGAGGAGCGTCACGAGTGGCCCGACATCGACCTCGATCTGCCTTCCGGGGACCGCCGCGAGGCGGTGATCCAGTACGTCTACCAGCGCTACGGGCAGACGGGCGCCGGGATGACGGCCAACGTCATCACCTACCGCCCTCGCCGGGCGGCCCGGGAGGTCGGCAAGGTGCTCGGCTTCCCGCTCGAGATCCTCGACCGGCTCTCGAAGCACGTGAGCGACTGGGAGTACCAGGATCCGGCCGACACCCCGGCCCGCCATCTCGCGCGGGTGGGACTCGACCCCGCCCATCCACGGGTCCGGCGCTTCGCGGAGGTGTGGGCGGCGGTCCAGGGGCTGCCGCGACACCTCGGCCAGCACTCGGGGGGCATGGTGCTCTGCGCCGGGCGTCTCGACGAGGTCGTGCCGCTCGAGACCGCCACCATGCCGGGCCGGGTGGTCGTCCAGTGGGACAAGGACGACTGCGCCGATATGGGGATCGTGAAGGTGGACCTCCTCGGGCTCGGGATGATGGCGGTCCTCGAGGACGCGCTGGTGCTCTGCCGCGAGGCCGGGCACGAGGTCGACCTTGCCCACCTCCCGCCGGACGATCCGCCCGTCTACGCGGCGCTCCAGGCGGCCGACACGGTCGGCGTCTTCCAGGTCGAGAGCCGAGCCCAGATGGCGACGCTCCCGCGGCTCCGGCCCGAGCGCTTCTACGACCTCGTGGTCGAGGTGGCCATCATCCGGCCGGGTCCGATCGTGGGCGACATGGTCCACCCCTACCTGGCCCGCCGGGCGGGACGGGCTCCGGTCAGCTATCCGCACCCCTCGCTCGAGCCGATCTTGAAGCGCACCCTCGGCGTGCCGCTCTTCCAGGAGCAGCTCCTCCGGATGGCCATGGTGGCCGCCGGCTTCACCGGTGGCGAGGCCGAGGAGCTGCGCCGGGCGCTGGGCTTCCGGCGCTCGGAGGCCCGGATGAAGGCGGTGGAGGCGAAGCTCCGGACCGGGATCGCGCGGAACGGGATCACCGGGGAGGCGGCCGAGGAGATCGTGCGGTCCATCACCTCGTTCGCCGAATATGGCTTCCCTGAGAGTCACGCCGCCAGCTTCGCGCTCCTCGCCTACGCGAGCGCCTACCTCAAGGTGCACTACCCGGCTCAGTTCTACGCCGCGCTCCTGAACAACCAGCCGATGGGCTTCTATCACCCGGCCACGCTCGTGAAGGACGCCCAGCGTCATGGCCAGGAAGTCCGCCCGGTCGACGCCACGCGCTCGGACTGGCTGTCGACGGTGGAGGACGGGGCGGTGCGGCTCGGGCTCATGACGGTCAAGGGCCTGCGCGAAGCAGCCGGCCGCCGGCTGGTGGCCGCGCGCCGCGAGCGGGCCTTCGATTCCGTGGACGACGTCGTCGCGCGGAGCACGCTCGCCCGGGACGAGCTCACCCGGCTCGCCGACATCGGCGCCCTCGAGTGTCTCGGGCTCACGCGGCGGGGGGCGCTGTGGGAGGCCGAGCGGGCCGCCCGGCCGCCGGGGCCGCTGTGGGTGGGCCACCGGCCGGCTCCGGACCCCTCGCCGCTCGCGGAGATGACGGTCGAGGAGCGCGTCGTGGCGGACTACCGCGGCACTGGCCTCACGGTCGGGCCGCATCCGATGGCGCTCCGCCGCGCCGAGCTCCGGCGCCTCGGGGTGACCGCGGCTGCCGGCCTGGCCGGAGTCCCCGACGGCGAGCCGGTCCGCATCGCGGGAGGCGTCATCGTCCGCCAACGCCCGGGCACCGCCAAGGGCTTCGTCTTCCTCTCGCTCGAGGACGAGACGGGGATCGCCAACGCAATCGTCCGTCCCGCGATCTTCGAGCGGGACCGCGCGGCGATCGTCCACGAAGCCTTCCTGCTGGTCGAAGGGATGCTGCAGCACCAGGAGGGCGTCACGTCCGTCCGGGCGACCGCCGTGCGGCCGCTTCCCCCATTCCCGGCCGCCGTTCCCTCCCACGACTTTCACTAG
- a CDS encoding isocitrate lyase/PEP mutase family protein, which yields MESKGKAFRELLREEPHVFTGGIYSPLDAQIAERVGMKAIYMSGYSVAMLNGWPDMGFLTMTEMTRTASMIASAVAIPIIADADDGYGSALNTMRTVAEFVKTGVAGIHLEDQQYPKRCGHIAGKTVVSRPEAIGKFRAAVAERDRLDRDFVLIARTDAYGAVGGSMEEAIARSRAYADVGVDLVWCELSKSERRPAEVFAEAMRKSHPDLPLAFNYSSSFKWHADPAPLTFRELGELGYKFIFITLFGAHAAMYGVWNAMEDLVKNQEAAQWSLEKLKSGHPTESHHVMARVAHFQEIERRFVPGAADRHQASAGFGEGGH from the coding sequence ATGGAGAGCAAGGGCAAGGCGTTCCGCGAGCTCCTGCGGGAGGAGCCGCACGTGTTCACCGGCGGCATCTACTCACCGCTCGACGCGCAGATCGCCGAACGGGTCGGGATGAAGGCGATCTACATGAGCGGCTACTCGGTGGCCATGCTGAACGGGTGGCCGGACATGGGGTTCCTCACGATGACCGAGATGACCCGGACGGCCTCGATGATCGCCAGCGCCGTCGCCATCCCGATCATCGCCGACGCCGACGATGGCTACGGATCGGCGCTCAACACCATGCGAACCGTCGCCGAGTTCGTGAAGACGGGTGTGGCCGGCATCCATCTGGAGGACCAGCAGTACCCGAAACGCTGCGGGCACATCGCCGGGAAGACGGTCGTGTCGCGCCCGGAGGCGATCGGGAAGTTCCGGGCCGCGGTGGCCGAGCGTGATCGCCTGGATCGCGACTTCGTGCTGATCGCGCGGACCGATGCCTACGGGGCGGTCGGCGGGAGCATGGAAGAGGCGATCGCGCGGAGTCGCGCGTACGCCGACGTGGGGGTGGATCTCGTCTGGTGCGAGCTCTCGAAGTCGGAGCGCCGGCCGGCCGAGGTCTTCGCCGAGGCCATGCGGAAGAGTCATCCCGATCTGCCGCTGGCGTTCAACTACTCCTCCTCGTTCAAGTGGCACGCGGACCCCGCTCCCCTGACGTTCCGGGAGTTGGGCGAGCTCGGCTATAAGTTCATCTTCATCACGCTGTTCGGTGCCCACGCGGCGATGTATGGCGTCTGGAACGCCATGGAGGACCTGGTCAAGAACCAGGAGGCCGCCCAGTGGTCGCTCGAGAAGTTGAAGAGCGGGCACCCGACCGAGAGCCACCACGTCATGGCCCGGGTCGCGCACTTCCAGGAGATCGAGCGCCGCTTCGTGCCGGGGGCCGCCGACCGCCACCAGGCGTCCGCCGGCTTCGGCGAGGGCGGGCACTAG
- a CDS encoding phosphate/phosphite/phosphonate ABC transporter substrate-binding protein — protein MTRRVLVALLALAMLGGLVTSAPPAGAQAPKSLHLVLTPSQKPTDLLAAGEEFGAALAKLVGIPVRVTVASDYAAVVEALRNKTADLAFVHPAGYVLANREAKAMIVAQDRWHGNTSYRSRIYVRKESGLKSLEELRGKTIAFVDPASTSGYVWPMLLLIKRGLVQNRDPKSFFKEAVFSGSHDAGLQALLKGHVDALASFDQAREQYLKDPAERERLSWVAETDPIPEGGICARDGLDPAVVAKVRASLVAMRGAEYEPLLKKLYDIDGFEPVDDRVYEPVRAAMDLVGWRPKR, from the coding sequence ATGACCAGGCGCGTGCTCGTCGCCCTCCTGGCCCTGGCGATGCTCGGCGGGCTCGTGACGTCGGCGCCGCCCGCCGGGGCGCAGGCCCCGAAGTCGCTCCACCTCGTGCTGACGCCGTCCCAGAAGCCGACCGACCTCCTGGCGGCCGGCGAGGAATTCGGCGCGGCCCTCGCCAAGCTGGTCGGCATCCCGGTCCGGGTGACGGTCGCCTCGGACTACGCGGCGGTCGTCGAGGCGCTCCGCAACAAGACGGCAGACCTCGCGTTCGTGCACCCGGCCGGCTACGTGCTGGCCAACCGGGAAGCCAAGGCGATGATCGTCGCGCAGGACCGCTGGCATGGCAACACCTCCTACCGGTCGCGCATCTACGTCCGGAAGGAATCGGGGCTCAAGTCGCTCGAGGAGCTCCGGGGCAAGACGATCGCCTTCGTGGACCCCGCCAGCACGTCGGGATACGTCTGGCCGATGCTCCTCCTGATCAAGCGGGGCCTGGTCCAGAACCGTGACCCGAAGAGCTTCTTCAAGGAGGCCGTGTTCTCGGGCTCCCACGACGCCGGCCTCCAGGCGCTCCTCAAGGGCCACGTGGATGCGCTGGCCTCGTTCGACCAGGCCCGCGAGCAGTACCTGAAGGACCCGGCGGAGCGCGAGCGCCTCAGCTGGGTGGCCGAGACCGATCCCATCCCGGAGGGCGGCATCTGCGCGCGGGACGGCCTGGATCCGGCCGTCGTCGCCAAGGTGCGGGCGTCGCTCGTGGCGATGCGCGGAGCGGAGTACGAGCCGCTCCTGAAGAAGCTCTACGACATCGACGGCTTCGAGCCGGTCGACGACCGCGTGTACGAGCCGGTGCGGGCGGCGATGGATCTGGTCGGCTGGCGCCCGAAGCGCTGA
- the phnE gene encoding phosphonate ABC transporter, permease protein PhnE, with product MSRWQASILAGAAVLVALAWDTGADPIRFVRGMPWMADFVRRSLPPDFSVLVPALEGAWRTLEIALLGTAVAAALAVPLGFLSARNVAPPSAFYPARAALNFFRSIDTLVYALLFVAAVGLGPFPGVLAVVAYTTTSLAKLYSETIEGIDPGPVDAITATGASRLQVLRFAVLPQVLPLFLSYVLYRLESNIRAATVLGFVGAGGIGFYLQTYLRMIDYPAASTVLLVTVVMVMVVDFASSRLRARLV from the coding sequence GTGAGCCGGTGGCAGGCGTCGATCCTGGCCGGGGCGGCGGTCCTGGTCGCCCTGGCCTGGGACACCGGGGCGGACCCGATCCGCTTCGTGCGCGGGATGCCCTGGATGGCGGACTTCGTGCGGCGGTCGCTGCCGCCGGACTTTTCGGTTCTGGTGCCCGCGCTGGAGGGCGCGTGGCGGACGCTGGAGATCGCGCTCCTTGGCACGGCGGTGGCAGCCGCCCTCGCCGTGCCGCTCGGGTTCCTGTCGGCGCGCAATGTGGCGCCGCCGTCCGCCTTCTATCCGGCCCGGGCGGCGCTGAACTTCTTCCGCAGCATCGACACCCTGGTCTACGCCCTGCTCTTCGTGGCCGCGGTGGGGCTCGGCCCCTTTCCCGGGGTCCTGGCGGTCGTCGCATACACCACCACGTCGCTCGCCAAGCTCTACTCGGAGACCATCGAAGGCATCGATCCCGGCCCGGTGGACGCCATCACCGCGACCGGGGCCAGCCGCCTCCAGGTGCTCCGCTTCGCCGTGCTCCCCCAGGTCCTGCCGCTCTTCCTCTCGTACGTCCTCTACCGGCTCGAGTCGAACATCCGCGCGGCCACCGTGCTGGGATTCGTGGGGGCGGGCGGGATCGGGTTCTACCTCCAGACCTACCTCCGGATGATCGACTATCCGGCGGCCTCGACGGTGCTCCTGGTCACCGTCGTCATGGTGATGGTGGTCGACTTCGCGAGCTCGCGGCTGCGAGCCCGGCTGGTCTGA
- a CDS encoding ORF6N domain-containing protein, with protein sequence MTTLVRADQIEPRILVVRGQKVMLDSDLAQLYGVETKALNRAVKRNRERFPQDFMFQLTPEEAADLRYQNGTSSLRPQSGTSGGWGGRRYLPHVFTEQGVAMLSSVLRSRRAVLVNIEIMRAFVRLRAMAGTIAELRRKLDGLERRYDAQFKAVFDAIRQLMEPPTPAEKRRIGFRVEDRG encoded by the coding sequence ATGACCACGCTGGTTCGGGCGGATCAGATCGAGCCGAGGATCCTGGTAGTCCGCGGCCAGAAGGTGATGCTGGACAGCGATCTGGCCCAGCTCTACGGCGTCGAGACGAAGGCCCTGAACCGGGCGGTAAAGCGGAATCGCGAGCGGTTTCCACAGGACTTCATGTTCCAGCTGACGCCGGAGGAGGCCGCAGACTTGAGGTACCAGAATGGCACCTCGAGTCTGCGGCCACAATCTGGCACCTCGGGTGGCTGGGGCGGGCGCCGCTACCTCCCCCATGTGTTTACCGAGCAGGGTGTGGCCATGCTCTCCAGCGTCCTTCGGAGCCGGCGCGCCGTGCTCGTCAACATCGAGATCATGCGCGCATTCGTTCGGCTTCGCGCCATGGCCGGCACGATCGCCGAGCTTCGCCGGAAACTAGACGGGCTGGAGAGAAGATACGACGCTCAATTCAAGGCGGTGTTCGATGCCATCCGGCAGTTGATGGAGCCACCGACTCCGGCCGAGAAGCGACGGATCGGCTTTCGCGTTGAGGATCGCGGATGA